One genomic segment of Methanothermococcus okinawensis IH1 includes these proteins:
- a CDS encoding glycosyltransferase family 4 protein gives MLNKYNFLNELIIPVPNIPFGHEIQKMIITPNTLKKHDFDIVHDVYHFGPFLSLKKPKKILTVYDLTPLLYSETHKKSKVLMHKYLFPLILKNSNKIISISHHTKQDIIKYFKIPEDKIKVIHLAANENYKPLKEKEINEVKQKYNLNYPFILYVGGLEPKKNIPTLLKALYKLKKQGINHKLILTGVKRWKYKSIFETIEKLNLQKDVIFTGYVPDEDLPALYNAADLFVYPSLYEGFGLPPLEAMACGTPVITSNTSSLPEVVGDAGIMINPYNVDELAKAMNEVLTNEGLREELSKKGLERAKLFSWKKCAEEHLKVYEEVYNKKLRDNYEI, from the coding sequence ATGTTAAACAAATACAATTTTTTAAATGAACTTATAATTCCCGTGCCTAATATACCTTTTGGACATGAAATTCAAAAGATGATAATAACACCAAATACATTAAAAAAACATGATTTTGATATAGTTCATGATGTGTATCATTTTGGACCTTTTTTATCATTAAAAAAACCTAAAAAAATTTTAACTGTTTATGATTTAACTCCATTACTGTATTCCGAAACCCATAAAAAAAGTAAAGTATTAATGCATAAATACTTATTTCCATTAATTTTAAAGAATTCAAATAAAATAATCTCAATCTCACACCACACAAAACAAGATATAATAAAATACTTTAAAATTCCTGAGGATAAAATAAAAGTTATTCATTTAGCAGCAAATGAAAACTACAAACCACTAAAAGAAAAAGAAATAAATGAAGTAAAACAAAAATACAATTTAAATTATCCATTTATTTTATATGTTGGAGGATTGGAACCAAAGAAAAATATTCCAACATTATTAAAAGCACTTTACAAACTCAAAAAACAAGGTATAAATCATAAATTGATATTAACTGGAGTAAAAAGATGGAAATACAAATCTATCTTTGAGACCATAGAAAAACTAAACCTCCAAAAGGATGTTATATTCACAGGCTATGTTCCAGATGAGGATTTACCAGCATTATATAATGCAGCGGATTTATTCGTTTATCCTTCTCTTTATGAAGGTTTTGGATTACCTCCTTTGGAAGCTATGGCATGTGGAACACCAGTTATAACCTCAAATACTTCTTCATTACCTGAGGTTGTAGGGGATGCTGGAATAATGATTAATCCTTATAATGTAGATGAATTAGCTAAGGCAATGAATGAAGTTTTAACCAATGAGGGATTAAGGGAAGAACTATCTAAAAAAGGATTAGAAAGGGCTAAATTATTTAGTTGGAAAAAATGTGCTGAGGAGCATTTAAAAGTTTATGAAGAAGTTTATAATAAAAAATTAAGGGATAATTATGAAATTTGA
- a CDS encoding DUF2206 domain-containing protein: MKFENPFKLQNWKFKKFLIVILFFQISLLGLFALNKLGVNTPIIRPLVGFIYLSFIPGYLLLRILRLHNLSSIESFLYAIGLSLFMDMFVGFLINMLYPILGITDKPISEIPITLTMAGVIFLLCIVAYFRDKNYNNPDFIDLKDILNPQVLFLSLIPFMAIFGTYLVNYYHNNILLMIMIVVIALVALIVGFTNWIDKKYYPYAIWVMAIALVWHITLIGNNVHIADGERYVPILTLSHGMANLNINNNYFSIVGNTILTPMMVLFFGLSITTIYKLVYPFIISFISLGIYSYIKILKILKIEKEIFFAVFLYISKGSFFSVVIPRKQELAMFFLVLIYMVLFKSKSNLTAKNILLIIFMISLLWSHYGTASLFIGMILSALIIMHLLNIYIKNINFKTINFVVLCYIILYGGWYIFISNSSVIDSIVNIGNAVINSIIYDFNIESSRGGVVLTAVTSIFSIISKAIGISLLLFAIIGCLKSTIDIILRKVNNKYLPIYLSFSLYWFVILISTLLPYFAVMGVDRLSLLAYILLSPYTIIGFKTIIFEIYKRLRINNTTTYNLIITKKSIKIFSVILSFYLLLSTGFINEVFKCDVHSISLSRDSIMNYGDMRDIGTLYLFSPQDCDILMAKWISKNRNNCLKIWITKGNLDATGVFQTFGLIPYNELHPLTQNINISKLQSCYICLVRLNIKEKIGVENNKYASKLIWYNITNSKYYSQLKLCNKIYDNGGSQVLLS, translated from the coding sequence ATGAAATTTGAAAATCCATTTAAATTACAAAACTGGAAATTTAAAAAATTTTTAATAGTTATTTTATTTTTTCAAATATCTTTATTGGGCTTATTTGCACTAAATAAATTAGGGGTTAATACTCCAATTATAAGACCGTTAGTTGGATTTATTTATTTATCTTTTATTCCCGGGTATTTATTGTTAAGAATTTTAAGATTGCATAATTTAAGTAGTATTGAGAGTTTTTTATATGCCATTGGGCTGAGTTTATTTATGGATATGTTTGTTGGATTTTTAATAAATATGCTTTATCCAATTTTAGGTATTACAGATAAACCAATCTCAGAAATTCCTATAACTTTAACCATGGCAGGGGTTATATTTTTATTATGCATTGTTGCTTATTTTAGAGATAAAAATTATAATAATCCTGATTTTATAGATTTAAAAGATATATTAAACCCACAGGTTTTGTTTCTTAGTTTAATTCCATTTATGGCAATATTTGGAACTTATTTAGTGAATTATTACCATAATAATATTTTGTTAATGATTATGATTGTTGTTATTGCATTGGTTGCATTGATTGTTGGTTTTACCAACTGGATTGATAAAAAATATTATCCTTATGCTATTTGGGTTATGGCTATTGCATTAGTATGGCATATTACATTAATAGGAAACAATGTTCATATAGCAGATGGTGAAAGATATGTTCCAATATTAACATTAAGTCATGGCATGGCAAATCTCAACATAAATAATAATTATTTCTCAATAGTTGGAAATACTATATTAACGCCAATGATGGTATTGTTCTTTGGATTAAGCATTACTACAATCTATAAATTAGTATATCCCTTTATTATCTCTTTTATTTCATTAGGAATATATTCATATATAAAAATTTTAAAAATTTTAAAAATTGAAAAAGAAATATTTTTTGCAGTGTTTTTGTATATCTCAAAAGGTTCATTTTTCAGTGTAGTTATTCCTAGAAAGCAAGAATTAGCAATGTTTTTTTTAGTTTTGATATATATGGTATTGTTCAAATCAAAGTCAAATTTAACAGCTAAAAATATATTATTAATAATATTTATGATATCCTTGTTGTGGTCACATTATGGAACTGCAAGTTTATTTATTGGTATGATTTTATCAGCACTGATAATAATGCATTTATTGAATATTTATATTAAAAACATAAACTTTAAAACTATAAATTTTGTTGTGTTGTGTTATATTATATTATACGGAGGATGGTATATCTTTATTTCGAATTCATCAGTTATTGATAGTATAGTTAATATTGGAAACGCAGTAATAAATTCAATAATCTACGATTTTAACATTGAATCATCAAGAGGAGGAGTTGTATTAACTGCGGTAACATCAATATTTTCTATAATATCAAAAGCGATAGGTATATCTTTACTTTTATTTGCAATTATAGGCTGTCTAAAATCAACAATAGACATAATACTTAGAAAGGTAAATAATAAATATTTACCAATATATTTATCATTTTCATTATATTGGTTTGTGATATTGATATCCACATTACTTCCATATTTCGCAGTTATGGGTGTAGATAGATTATCTCTTTTAGCATACATACTACTATCACCATATACAATAATAGGTTTTAAAACTATAATTTTTGAAATTTATAAGAGATTAAGAATCAATAATACAACAACCTACAACTTGATTATAACGAAAAAAAGCATTAAAATTTTTTCTGTAATTTTGTCTTTTTATTTGCTATTATCCACGGGATTTATTAATGAAGTGTTTAAATGTGATGTTCATTCAATATCTTTAAGTAGGGACTCTATTATGAATTATGGAGATATGCGAGATATTGGAACACTTTATTTGTTTTCACCCCAAGATTGTGATATTTTAATGGCAAAATGGATATCAAAAAACAGAAACAATTGTCTAAAAATATGGATAACCAAAGGTAATTTAGATGCAACAGGAGTATTTCAAACATTTGGGCTTATACCTTACAATGAACTACATCCTTTAACGCAAAATATAAACATATCAAAACTTCAAAGTTGCTATATTTGTCTTGTTAGATTAAATATCAAAGAAAAAATAGGTGTAGAAAACAATAAATATGCATCTAAATTAATTTGGTATAATATTACAAATTCTAAATATTATTCTCAATTGAAATTATGTAATAAAATCTACGATAATGGTGGAAGTCAGGTTTTATTATCTTAA
- a CDS encoding glycosyltransferase family 2 protein, protein MNKKKLLALIPAYNEEKSIKVVIENIKDIVDGILVVDDGSSDNTTEYAKECGVEVITFEENKGKGVAIREGYKYFINSEYDICFIFDADGQYRKEDILPVCEPIINDEADIVVGSRFIGKYSDGANINYKTRILCNNISTTVTRIMSGVPTTDSQSGLVAVSKYAAKQLDLKADRWGIHQEIIIRAGKKGLRYKEVPIIFEKRMHGVSRLKVLKYPFIAFPVMLKAWIRK, encoded by the coding sequence ATGAATAAAAAGAAACTTTTAGCATTAATACCCGCCTATAATGAAGAAAAATCTATTAAGGTAGTAATTGAAAATATCAAAGATATTGTTGATGGAATTTTAGTTGTTGATGATGGGAGCTCCGATAATACCACAGAGTATGCAAAGGAATGCGGTGTTGAAGTAATTACCTTTGAAGAGAATAAAGGGAAAGGGGTTGCAATTAGGGAAGGTTATAAATATTTTATTAATTCTGAGTATGATATTTGTTTTATTTTTGATGCCGATGGGCAGTATAGAAAGGAGGATATTTTACCAGTTTGCGAACCTATTATAAATGATGAAGCAGATATAGTTGTAGGTTCAAGATTTATTGGTAAATATAGTGATGGAGCAAATATAAATTATAAGACAAGAATATTATGCAACAATATATCCACCACTGTAACAAGGATTATGTCGGGAGTTCCAACAACAGATTCACAAAGTGGTTTAGTTGCAGTTAGCAAGTATGCAGCCAAACAACTTGATTTAAAGGCTGATAGATGGGGTATTCATCAGGAAATTATAATAAGGGCTGGTAAAAAAGGTTTGAGATATAAAGAAGTTCCAATTATATTTGAAAAAAGAATGCATGGAGTTTCTCGATTAAAGGTTTTGAAGTATCCATTTATAGCATTTCCTGTAATGTTAAAAGCATGGATTAGGAAATAG
- the rfaD gene encoding ADP-glyceromanno-heptose 6-epimerase, producing MRALITGGAGFIGSNIALELQNKGYDTVVLDDFSSGNFKNLHGYEGDVISESILDVDLNKFKDIDAIFHEAAITDTTVKDQKLMMQINTEGFRRLLNFAVKNDIKFIYASSAATYGNAKSPQKEEYAGKPNNIYGFSKWICDCIAKKYMKKYPDSHIVGLRYFNVFGPREQYKGKMASMVWQLAKQMADGKNPRIFKWGEQKRDQVYVKNIVQINLLALDAKESYIVNAGSGNAVSFNHIIEVLNDVLGFDYKPEYFDNPYEEFYQDFTQADLTNAKKYLGYEPKWNFEDAVKDYVEWLKENRYI from the coding sequence ATGAGAGCTCTTATTACAGGCGGTGCAGGATTTATAGGTTCCAATATTGCATTGGAATTGCAGAATAAAGGATACGATACAGTAGTTTTAGACGATTTTTCAAGTGGGAATTTTAAAAATCTCCATGGTTATGAAGGGGATGTTATTTCTGAGAGTATTTTAGATGTTGATTTAAATAAATTTAAAGATATCGATGCTATATTTCATGAGGCTGCCATAACAGATACAACAGTTAAAGACCAAAAATTAATGATGCAAATAAATACAGAAGGTTTCAGAAGACTTCTAAATTTTGCCGTTAAAAACGATATAAAGTTTATTTATGCATCCTCTGCGGCAACTTATGGTAATGCCAAATCTCCTCAAAAGGAAGAATACGCTGGAAAACCAAATAACATATACGGTTTTTCAAAATGGATATGTGACTGCATAGCTAAAAAATATATGAAAAAATATCCTGACAGTCATATAGTAGGATTAAGATATTTCAATGTTTTTGGACCAAGGGAACAGTATAAAGGAAAAATGGCCTCAATGGTTTGGCAGTTGGCTAAACAGATGGCTGATGGAAAAAATCCAAGAATATTCAAATGGGGAGAACAGAAGAGAGACCAGGTTTATGTTAAAAACATTGTTCAAATAAATTTATTGGCATTGGATGCTAAGGAGAGCTACATTGTAAATGCAGGTAGTGGAAATGCTGTTTCGTTTAATCATATTATAGAAGTTTTAAATGATGTTTTAGGTTTTGATTATAAACCTGAATATTTTGATAATCCCTATGAAGAATTTTATCAAGATTTTACTCAGGCAGACCTAACAAATGCTAAAAAATATTTAGGTTATGAACCTAAATGGAATTTTGAAGATGCCGTTAAGGATTATGTTGAATGGTTAAAGGAAAATAGGTATATTTAA
- a CDS encoding glycosyltransferase family 4 protein, with amino-acid sequence MKVYFISTFPTNGCGISEYSLNIINELKSQGINIISRKSNFLKSKNPFNLLIYFLEIILKKPDIVHIQYTPSSVGIFFPLFMILMKLFANSKVVITSHEKPESYLKHLDAPILKKLFLAYEKISLKFADIVLVHTDEHFEKLLKYYGLKNIQKIHFPIPTPQKTKDGIKHILKHYGLDNIPCDTILFLGAIRPNKGLEYLIDAAVILKNKGINYKIIVVGGIPKTSKNYFKELLGKINEYGLMDYFKILGYVPDKDLPAIFAISDIGVLPYTEITQSQTLHQMIAYKIPVVVTNVGGIKDIVKPNNIGIIVKKKDPGNLAEGIFTLLNNKNNILTFKKNLEKLNDAFSSKKIAEEHVSLYKKLLNEGK; translated from the coding sequence ATGAAGGTATATTTTATAAGTACTTTTCCAACGAATGGTTGTGGGATTTCAGAGTATTCTTTAAATATTATAAATGAATTAAAATCGCAAGGAATAAATATAATTTCTCGTAAGTCAAATTTTTTAAAATCTAAAAACCCATTTAACCTACTTATATATTTTTTAGAAATAATATTAAAAAAACCTGATATAGTTCATATACAATATACTCCATCATCAGTAGGTATATTTTTTCCGTTATTTATGATTCTCATGAAATTATTTGCTAATTCAAAGGTAGTGATAACCTCCCATGAAAAACCCGAATCATATTTAAAACATTTGGACGCCCCAATTTTAAAAAAATTATTTTTGGCATATGAAAAAATATCTTTGAAATTTGCAGATATTGTATTAGTACATACCGACGAACATTTTGAGAAACTTTTAAAATATTATGGATTAAAAAACATTCAAAAAATACATTTTCCAATACCTACCCCACAAAAAACTAAAGATGGCATTAAACATATTCTTAAACATTATGGCCTTGACAACATTCCATGTGATACAATATTATTTTTGGGTGCAATACGTCCAAATAAAGGGCTGGAATATTTAATAGATGCGGCGGTTATCTTAAAAAATAAAGGTATTAATTATAAAATAATTGTAGTTGGAGGCATACCTAAAACATCAAAAAATTATTTTAAAGAACTATTGGGGAAAATTAATGAGTATGGATTGATGGATTATTTCAAAATATTAGGATATGTTCCAGACAAAGACCTTCCTGCCATATTTGCCATTTCAGATATTGGTGTATTGCCATATACTGAGATAACACAAAGTCAAACACTACATCAGATGATAGCTTATAAAATACCTGTAGTGGTTACGAATGTTGGAGGCATTAAAGATATTGTTAAACCTAATAACATAGGGATAATTGTCAAAAAAAAAGATCCTGGAAATCTTGCTGAAGGTATTTTTACATTGTTAAATAATAAAAATAATATACTGACATTTAAGAAAAATTTGGAAAAACTAAATGATGCATTTTCATCTAAAAAAATAGCTGAAGAGCATGTTTCCCTATATAAAAAACTATTAAATGAGGGGAAATAA
- a CDS encoding Gfo/Idh/MocA family protein has translation MKNVNVGLIGLGKMGILHTGILNSFNDVNVVAIAEKEKLISSNIKKVLKNVNVYTDYQKMFSKEDLDLVYITTPTAFHTNMSKSCVESGINFFVEKPLGISKNDCSDLIKSMNNAKEVINMIGYCKHFVDTFAKAKEILDSKIIGEPIYLNSHMYVSQLFSKGKGWRYKKESSGGGVLNILATHLVDVLLWYFGDIATVSGSSKSYYSNEVEDFIHSYIIFNSGLEGYLDASWSVRNYRLPEIKIEIQCSEGMLVVNDDYLKYYRDSEEKFTTLYKQDLYRGVEVDIGGPEYTREDRYMVNCIKNNEKSNIDVFYGYKVQCVNDAIYESAEERKTVDVDYEVI, from the coding sequence ATGAAAAATGTTAATGTTGGACTAATTGGACTTGGAAAAATGGGGATTCTTCATACAGGCATATTAAATAGTTTTAACGATGTAAATGTTGTGGCAATAGCTGAAAAAGAAAAATTAATATCTTCAAATATTAAAAAAGTTTTAAAAAATGTTAATGTATATACAGATTATCAAAAAATGTTTAGTAAAGAAGATTTAGATTTGGTATATATCACAACACCTACCGCGTTTCATACAAACATGTCAAAAAGTTGTGTGGAATCGGGAATAAATTTTTTTGTAGAAAAACCACTCGGAATTTCAAAGAATGATTGTAGCGATTTAATCAAATCAATGAACAATGCAAAAGAAGTTATAAACATGATTGGATACTGTAAGCACTTTGTGGATACTTTTGCAAAGGCAAAAGAGATATTAGACAGCAAAATAATTGGGGAGCCAATATATCTTAATTCACACATGTATGTGTCTCAATTATTTTCTAAGGGAAAAGGATGGAGATATAAAAAAGAATCAAGTGGTGGAGGAGTGTTAAATATACTTGCAACACACTTGGTTGATGTATTGTTATGGTATTTTGGAGATATAGCAACAGTATCGGGGAGCTCGAAATCATATTATTCTAATGAAGTGGAAGATTTTATCCATTCATACATAATATTTAACAGTGGATTAGAAGGATATTTGGATGCTTCATGGAGTGTAAGGAATTATAGACTTCCAGAAATAAAAATAGAAATTCAATGTAGCGAAGGCATGCTTGTTGTGAATGACGACTATCTAAAATATTATAGAGACAGCGAAGAAAAATTTACAACTCTCTACAAACAGGATTTATATAGAGGCGTAGAAGTGGATATTGGAGGTCCAGAATATACTCGGGAAGATAGATACATGGTAAATTGTATAAAAAATAATGAAAAATCAAATATTGATGTATTTTATGGATATAAAGTCCAATGTGTTAATGATGCAATATATGAATCTGCAGAAGAAAGAAAAACTGTGGATGTTGATTATGAGGTGATTTAA
- the gmd gene encoding GDP-mannose 4,6-dehydratase gives MKKALITGITGQDGYYLTKLLLEKGYEIHGIVRRNSQNSLGNLEHLPKEELEQINIHWGDITDNLFIDETIKKIQPDEIYHLAAQSFVGFSFKNPRFTYDVNIGGTLNVANAVKEYSPSSKLYFAATSELYGKVQEIPQKETTPFYPRSPYGVSKLAGFWTIKNYRESYNLFMSNGILFNHESPMRGPEFVTRKITMAVAKIYNGLQDYVELGNLSAKRDWGYAGDYVYGMWKILHHDKPDDFVLATNETHTVREFVENAFKVVGIDIEWEGEGINEIGKDANTGKVLVKVNPEFFRPAEVDILIGDYSKAKKELGWEPKVKFEELVKMMVEKDLERIKLK, from the coding sequence ATGAAAAAGGCACTTATAACTGGTATAACAGGACAGGACGGGTACTATTTAACAAAATTACTTTTGGAAAAAGGATATGAAATTCATGGAATTGTTAGGAGAAATAGCCAAAATTCCTTGGGAAATTTAGAACATCTACCAAAGGAAGAATTGGAACAAATAAATATTCATTGGGGAGATATTACAGACAATTTGTTTATTGATGAGACTATTAAAAAAATTCAACCTGATGAAATTTATCATTTAGCTGCTCAAAGTTTTGTTGGATTCTCCTTTAAAAACCCAAGATTTACCTATGATGTTAATATTGGTGGAACTTTAAATGTAGCTAATGCAGTGAAGGAATATTCACCATCTTCAAAACTTTATTTTGCTGCAACATCTGAATTATATGGAAAGGTTCAAGAAATTCCACAGAAGGAAACCACACCCTTTTATCCAAGAAGCCCTTATGGAGTTTCCAAATTGGCAGGATTTTGGACAATTAAAAATTATAGGGAAAGCTATAACTTATTTATGAGCAATGGTATCCTGTTCAATCATGAGAGCCCCATGCGTGGCCCAGAATTCGTAACAAGAAAAATAACAATGGCTGTTGCCAAAATATATAATGGATTACAAGATTATGTTGAATTGGGGAATCTAAGTGCTAAAAGGGATTGGGGTTATGCTGGGGATTATGTTTATGGTATGTGGAAAATATTACATCACGATAAACCAGATGACTTTGTTTTAGCAACAAATGAAACCCATACAGTTAGAGAATTTGTTGAAAATGCCTTTAAGGTTGTAGGAATTGATATTGAATGGGAAGGGGAAGGAATTAATGAAATTGGTAAAGATGCTAACACTGGAAAGGTTTTGGTAAAGGTCAATCCTGAATTTTTCAGACCTGCGGAAGTTGATATATTAATTGGTGATTACTCAAAGGCTAAGAAGGAGCTCGGATGGGAACCAAAAGTTAAATTTGAAGAATTGGTTAAGATGATGGTTGAGAAGGATTTGGAAAGGATTAAATTGAAATAA
- a CDS encoding glycosyltransferase family 4 protein, which translates to MKICILATGYPRWKGDFDSIYLHQLAKNLVKLGAEVHVIAPHANNLLSEEIMDGVQIHRFKYMYPQKFENVAYFPGIPENVKKNMVKIQLLPFITSMSIALLKLTKKYNFDIINPHWAIPSGFLATSLINSKKIPIVTTIYGADIALTINKYSFLRYILRKSLLYSNKVVSISTFTKKFTLDNLENIPKEHIEVIVYGVDEKFFENYDPNEYMSSKSSGKYTIMTCGRLVKRKGINYLIESMKEVLRVFPESKLIIAGDGPEKNNLIRLSQKLNISKNVEFLGAVSEEELIKSYKSCDLFVLPSIVDSSGDTEGLGLVLVEAMALGKPVIGTNVGGIPDIIPKNANYGYLVNQKDPNELSEKIIKILSNDETRLKMGINARKTAEHKFRWENIAKKYLNVFQEVISK; encoded by the coding sequence ATGAAAATATGTATTCTTGCTACAGGGTATCCTCGATGGAAAGGGGATTTTGATAGTATTTACCTACATCAACTAGCTAAAAATCTTGTAAAATTAGGTGCTGAAGTTCATGTTATTGCACCACATGCAAATAATTTATTAAGTGAAGAAATTATGGATGGAGTGCAAATACATCGATTTAAATATATGTATCCACAAAAATTTGAAAATGTTGCATATTTTCCAGGAATTCCTGAGAATGTCAAAAAAAACATGGTTAAAATTCAACTTTTGCCGTTCATAACATCAATGAGCATCGCATTGCTAAAACTTACAAAAAAATATAATTTTGATATAATAAATCCACACTGGGCTATTCCTTCAGGATTTCTCGCAACAAGTTTAATAAATTCTAAAAAAATACCTATAGTCACGACTATTTATGGTGCAGACATTGCATTAACAATAAACAAATATTCCTTTTTAAGATATATATTGAGGAAGTCCCTGCTTTATTCTAATAAAGTGGTATCCATAAGTACATTCACAAAAAAATTTACATTGGATAATCTCGAGAATATCCCCAAAGAACATATAGAAGTAATAGTTTATGGAGTAGATGAAAAATTCTTTGAAAATTATGATCCAAATGAATATATGTCAAGTAAATCCTCTGGGAAATACACAATAATGACTTGTGGAAGGTTGGTTAAAAGAAAAGGTATTAATTATCTTATAGAATCAATGAAAGAAGTTTTAAGGGTATTTCCCGAATCTAAATTGATTATTGCAGGAGACGGGCCTGAAAAAAATAATCTTATAAGATTATCTCAAAAATTAAATATATCAAAAAATGTTGAGTTTTTAGGGGCAGTCTCCGAAGAAGAACTGATAAAATCATATAAATCCTGTGATTTATTCGTACTGCCATCAATTGTGGATTCTTCAGGAGATACTGAAGGTTTAGGATTAGTATTGGTTGAAGCGATGGCATTAGGCAAGCCAGTAATTGGGACAAATGTTGGAGGAATTCCAGATATTATTCCAAAAAATGCTAATTATGGATACTTAGTAAATCAAAAAGATCCAAACGAACTTTCTGAAAAAATTATTAAAATATTATCTAATGACGAAACCCGATTGAAAATGGGTATCAATGCACGAAAAACTGCGGAACATAAATTCCGTTGGGAAAATATTGCAAAGAAGTACTTAAATGTGTTCCAAGAAGTTATAAGTAAATAA
- a CDS encoding glycosyltransferase family 2 protein, giving the protein MNYPRVSIIILNWNGWKDTIECLESLYRINYPNYDVIVVDNNSQNESIEKIKEYCNGNIEQILPEFVALRSAPIEVNSKFFKYSNENKPIRVFELSENEARNNKFLDKEKYETLEPNKRMILIKNKDNYGFAGGNNVGIKFALDVLNPDYILLLNNDTVVDKNFLIEMVKVAECDEKIGIVGSKIYYYDYKGRDDVIWGLGGGGVDLKTGRVWHYYFKKIDDKTYKDIIECGYITGCSMLVKNNVLKILNGFDENYFCYYEDTDLSIRCKNLGYKLVCATKSVLWHKVSVSSGGDSSPITAYLTARNCLYFIKKNNKKWMYCSLIYLLTYKHARRFVNFVFLQKKPYLLKYYYKGILDGIKGKGGKGI; this is encoded by the coding sequence ATGAACTATCCAAGAGTTTCAATAATAATTTTAAACTGGAATGGTTGGAAAGATACAATAGAATGTTTAGAATCTCTTTATAGAATTAACTATCCAAATTATGATGTAATTGTTGTGGATAATAATTCTCAAAATGAATCTATTGAGAAAATAAAAGAATATTGCAATGGTAATATTGAACAAATTCTTCCAGAATTTGTAGCTCTTCGCTCCGCTCCGATTGAAGTTAATTCTAAGTTTTTTAAATATTCAAATGAAAACAAACCCATTAGAGTTTTTGAACTTTCAGAGAATGAAGCAAGAAATAATAAATTTTTAGATAAAGAAAAATATGAAACATTAGAACCAAATAAAAGAATGATTCTAATTAAGAACAAAGATAACTATGGTTTTGCTGGGGGGAATAATGTTGGTATTAAATTTGCTTTGGATGTTTTAAATCCTGATTATATTTTGTTGTTAAATAATGATACTGTTGTAGATAAGAATTTTTTAATAGAAATGGTTAAAGTTGCTGAGTGTGATGAAAAGATTGGGATAGTTGGAAGTAAGATTTATTATTATGATTATAAAGGTAGGGACGATGTGATTTGGGGATTGGGTGGCGGAGGAGTTGATTTAAAAACTGGGAGGGTTTGGCATTATTACTTTAAAAAAATAGACGATAAAACATATAAAGATATTATTGAATGTGGATATATTACAGGATGTTCAATGTTAGTTAAAAATAATGTCTTAAAAATATTAAATGGATTTGATGAAAATTATTTCTGTTATTATGAAGATACTGATTTATCCATTAGATGTAAAAATTTAGGTTATAAATTAGTTTGTGCTACTAAATCTGTTTTATGGCATAAGGTTTCTGTTAGTTCTGGAGGAGATAGCTCTCCAATCACCGCATATCTTACTGCTAGAAATTGTCTATACTTTATAAAGAAAAATAACAAAAAATGGATGTATTGTTCATTAATATATTTACTAACATATAAACACGCTCGAAGATTTGTTAATTTTGTTTTTTTGCAGAAAAAACCTTATTTATTGAAATATTACTATAAAGGAATTTTAGATGGAATTAAAGGAAAAGGTGGAAAAGGAATTTAA